The following coding sequences are from one Gossypium hirsutum isolate 1008001.06 chromosome A12, Gossypium_hirsutum_v2.1, whole genome shotgun sequence window:
- the LOC107924354 gene encoding uncharacterized protein, with amino-acid sequence MDRYQRVEKPKAEILINENEIRITTQGRMRNYITYATTLLQEKGSSEIVLKAMGRAINKTVMIAELIKRRIADLHQNTSIGSTDITDMWEPLEEGLLPLETTRHVSMITITLSKKELDLSSTGYQPPLSTDQVKPLNEFEEDGAPEAALGTRGRGRGARGRSRGRGIYGVVGGYNGDGWDSGRGVGGRARGRGRGNSFRGRGRGYGVGGYYDYGESDATLAQGRGRGCARGRRGRGRGRGRGRYSRSDLPVQANAA; translated from the exons ATGGATAGGTATCAGAGGGTGGAGAAGCCAAAAGCAGAGATTCTCATAAACGAAAATGAAATTAGGATAACAACACAAGGCAGAATGAGGAATTATATTACCTACGCCACCACTCTCCTCCAA GAGAAAGGTTCCAGTGAGATTGTTCTTAAAGCAATGGGAAGAGCCATTAATAAGACTGTGATGATTGCAGAGCTAATCAAG AGAAGAATTGCTGATCTTCATCAGAATACTTCAATTGGATCAACTGATATAACCGACATGTGGGAACCACTAGAAGAAGGCCTCCTTCC TCTGGAGACTACTCGTCATGTTTCGATGATCACTATTACATTATCAAAGAAGGAGCTGGATCTGTCCTCCACAGG ATATCAACCTCCTCTTTCGACTGATCAAGTGAAACCCTTAAATGAATTCGAAGAAGATGGAG CTCCGGAGGCAGCACTAGGGACACGAGGAAGGGGTCGAGGTGCTCGAGGAAGATCTAGGGGTAGAG GAATCTATGGTGTAGTAGGGGGATATAATGGTGATGGTTGGGACAGTGGGCGTGGTGTTGGTGGCCGAGCTCGAGGACGTGGAAGAGGTAATTCCTTCCGGGGTCGAGGACGAGGCTATGGTGTTGGAGGGTACTATGACTATGGTGAGTCTGATGCAACGCTTGCCCAAGGACGTG GTCGTGGTTGTGCCCGGGGAAGAAGGGGGCGTGGGCGTGGGCGTGGGCGTGGTCGGTATTCCAGGTCAGACTTGCCAGTCCAAGCAAACGCGGCTTGA